Genomic segment of Drosophila biarmipes strain raj3 chromosome 2L, RU_DBia_V1.1, whole genome shotgun sequence:
GCTGCTCCAGGCGGGAGCACAGCTCCTGGGCCAGACGCAGTTGAttcgcagcggcagcggcacaCGAGGTGGCTCCAGCTCCGGCGGCTCCGCCAACGGGCAACTGGACTCCGGCCACCACTTCCGGATAGCTGATGCACACGCCCACCCAGCGAGCTTGACTGCAGGCATGGGACTGTAAGCAGAACAAAAGTAAACGATTAGTTTGGCAAATAAACAGAGATTatgttgaatttttataaCTCAAAAACATTGTACCAAAGTATTTAGCTTGATAGATAAACTTAAGGCGCAGTATCGAATGGATTGTTTAAAAACTTGAAGCCCAGaacatttgtttaaataatctAGCAAATGTGAGTGTATTTTATAGAAAACCTCAATGTTAATTTCCTGCTTTCAATGCTTATTTGCATTGACTTAACGACAGCGAATTTCTGTGGTGTCAACCAAAGCTGTTATGTATATTAACTTTTCTTCCTCATTTTGTACTCGCAAAAAATTAGTATCTATCAAAATGGGACTAATAGAAAGACTTGCCCAAGCAAACAATTGATCCGAGATAAAGAAATGTGAGTTATGACGTTCAATAAATCCAGGAAATTTTGGCTTTACGTTTGAGTTATGGAAAATTCGGCAAGAGGGAGAGTCAGCGCTATCAACTCACCATGGCGAAATCACGTTTCCATTGCACACCGCACTGGCCGTCGCAGAGGGGACAGGGACGCTCCAGGCTGTAGCCACCGCACTCGCTGCAGTCGAGGGACACATGGTCATCCGTCCAGGAGACGCCGCAGGTGAAGCAGGAGCCCATGTGCTGGCGCAGCTCCTCGATGGTCAGCACGTTGTCCATGCTGATCTCCAGTGGGCTACCAACCAGATCTGGCACCGAGGCGGACAGACGCAGATTGTGATGCCTGGAAGAGATTAGCGGCGAGGCGGGGAAATTCTTGATTAGTAATCATGACAGATTTTGGCTGGCGTCAGGCAACCGTGACCTTGCCAAGTGGGTGGGCAGCATGAGCTGGCGTGATTATGATAATGAGCAGCGTGCCGGTACGCAGAGCGGAATGGGTTTTCGGGATGGATGAGGTGGGCCTGGGGGATGGGGACGAGGGCAATGATTGGCGACTGTACCCGACGACTCGACTCGGCGGCGCGACTTTCGCCCGATCATGTGAGCGATGGCGACGGGTTGCTTTGTTGCTTTTGTGCGGCCCCAAAATGCCAAATGATAATGATACGAATGCGAATATATACGTATGTCTCTAGGTGTATACAAACACAGACGGACGACGAACTGTTGAGCTCTGAAGGTGCTGGCCCCCTTCATTAATGGGCCAAAGTCGTGGCCAAATTGCAGGTGCGGTTCGTActattgtatatattttgtattgtaTTGATAGGTACTGCGGCCGTGTACTCTGCACCCTGGCCCAGTCGCCG
This window contains:
- the LOC108027782 gene encoding protein pinocchio isoform X1 is translated as MKTGGNNNNISASSSNNNNCISGAGSNNRSLVPGSSTSVSVSSSHIVTEWEDGIIFDVDDPDFCNLATDKLNFIVPSTANMSIASVHGPQIADICSPLSHHNLRLSASVPDLVGSPLEISMDNVLTIEELRQHMGSCFTCGVSWTDDHVSLDCSECGGYSLERPCPLCDGQCGVQWKRDFAMSHACSQARWVGVCISYPEVVAGVQLPVGGAAGAGATSCAAAAANQLRLAQELCSRLEQLSTSTASKSGRI
- the LOC108027782 gene encoding protein pinocchio isoform X2, with protein sequence MSIASVHGPQIADICSPLSHHNLRLSASVPDLVGSPLEISMDNVLTIEELRQHMGSCFTCGVSWTDDHVSLDCSECGGYSLERPCPLCDGQCGVQWKRDFAMSHACSQARWVGVCISYPEVVAGVQLPVGGAAGAGATSCAAAAANQLRLAQELCSRLEQLSTSTASKSGRI